In Kangiella koreensis DSM 16069, a single window of DNA contains:
- a CDS encoding VOC family protein: MKIEQIHHVAYRCKDAKETVEFYTKVLNMDFILAIAEDRVPSTKEPDPYMHLFMDAGNGNILAFFELPNSPEMGKDPNTPEWVQHIALRVKDENALMEAKKEIEAHGVEVLGPTNHEIIKSIYFFDPNGHRLELTCITATDDMMKKLDAVKWDMLEEWSRTKQAPKHADWLHSSEFEEVEV, encoded by the coding sequence ATGAAAATAGAACAAATTCACCACGTAGCCTACCGCTGCAAAGATGCTAAAGAAACGGTCGAGTTTTACACCAAAGTCTTGAACATGGATTTTATTCTGGCGATTGCCGAAGATCGAGTTCCTTCCACCAAAGAACCCGATCCTTACATGCATTTGTTTATGGATGCGGGTAATGGCAATATCCTGGCCTTCTTTGAATTACCTAACTCACCAGAGATGGGCAAAGACCCGAACACACCAGAATGGGTACAACATATTGCTTTGCGGGTTAAAGACGAAAATGCCCTGATGGAAGCAAAGAAGGAAATTGAAGCACATGGTGTTGAGGTTCTCGGTCCAACCAACCATGAGATCATCAAGTCGATTTATTTCTTCGATCCTAATGGTCACCGATTAGAACTGACCTGCATTACTGCCACTGATGACATGATGAAAAAACTGGACGCAGTGAAGTGGGACATGCTGGAAGAATGGAGTCGCACCAAGCAAGCGCCTAAACATGCAGACTGGTTACACAGTAGCGAGTTCGAAGAGGTAGAGGTTTAG
- the hppD gene encoding 4-hydroxyphenylpyruvate dioxygenase, which translates to MADMTEHSDNQNYLGLRGIEFTEFASPDSDYMEKVFEAFGFSKVKKLKGKDIYYYNQNDIHFLINQERSGFSREFAKSHGPAIASMGWRVDDAEQALSIAVDRGATAAKPEDTDLPYPAIYGIGDSLIYFIDTFAASKNKPGSIYEQDFEDLKEPVIVENKGFLRIDHLTNNVYKGTMQEWADFYKNVFGFTEVRYFDIKGKETALISYALRSPDGSFCIPINEGKGDDRNQIDEYLREYNGPGVQHIAFETNDILASLDKLDHSVIDTLDIHEDYYKTVFDRVPNVREDHQRIQDHQVLVDGDADSYLLQIFTKNLFGPIFIEIIQRANNLGFGEGNFKALFESIERDQQKRGVL; encoded by the coding sequence CGGTATTGAATTTACCGAGTTTGCGAGTCCTGATAGCGATTATATGGAAAAAGTTTTCGAGGCTTTTGGTTTTTCTAAGGTTAAGAAACTTAAGGGAAAAGATATCTATTATTATAATCAAAATGATATCCACTTTTTGATTAATCAGGAGCGTTCTGGCTTCTCTCGCGAGTTTGCTAAAAGCCATGGCCCTGCAATTGCTTCGATGGGTTGGCGTGTTGATGATGCCGAACAGGCTTTGTCGATTGCGGTTGACCGCGGCGCTACAGCTGCCAAACCTGAAGACACAGATCTTCCCTACCCTGCTATTTACGGTATTGGTGATAGCCTGATTTATTTCATTGATACTTTCGCTGCTTCAAAGAATAAGCCAGGTTCTATTTACGAGCAGGACTTTGAAGATTTAAAAGAGCCTGTCATCGTTGAAAACAAAGGCTTCTTGCGTATCGATCATCTGACTAACAATGTTTATAAAGGGACCATGCAAGAGTGGGCAGACTTTTATAAAAATGTTTTTGGCTTTACCGAAGTTCGTTACTTCGATATCAAAGGCAAAGAAACCGCTTTGATTTCCTATGCACTGCGTTCACCCGATGGAAGTTTCTGCATCCCCATCAATGAAGGCAAAGGCGACGACCGCAATCAGATTGACGAATACCTGCGCGAATATAATGGCCCTGGTGTGCAGCACATTGCTTTTGAAACCAATGATATTTTAGCTTCACTGGACAAACTGGATCATTCGGTGATTGATACACTGGATATCCACGAAGACTACTACAAAACCGTTTTCGATCGAGTGCCTAATGTTCGTGAAGACCATCAACGAATTCAGGATCATCAAGTATTGGTAGATGGTGATGCGGATTCCTATCTTTTACAAATATTCACTAAGAACCTGTTTGGTCCAATCTTTATTGAGATCATCCAGCGTGCCAATAATCTTGGTTTTGGCGAAGGCAATTTCAAGGCACTCTTTGAGTCAATTGAACGTGATCAACAGAAGCGTGGCGTGCTTTAA